In Rhodamnia argentea isolate NSW1041297 chromosome 11, ASM2092103v1, whole genome shotgun sequence, one genomic interval encodes:
- the LOC115735721 gene encoding zinc finger SWIM domain-containing protein 7 isoform X1, giving the protein MVFLDHLHVRRLDFPDFPFSLLLVRPMLRTGTVTDEQLSILHFLFGKNLERATRIVDQRGVKRISGEPSGRSIFQVVGESRRKEEYLCFPEHYCGCYSFFYDIVNRGEQLCCKHQLAARLAASLGACTEVRVSDEQLAVLFSKL; this is encoded by the exons ATGGTTTTCCTCGATCATTTACATGTCCGACGACTTGATTTTCCTGACTTTccgttttctcttcttcttgtgcGCCCGATGCTCCGAACGGGGACAGTCACGGACGAGCAGCTGTCGAT CTTGCATTTCTTGTTCGGCAAGAACTTGGAGCGAGCGACGAGGATAGTGGACCAACGAGGCGTGAAGAGGATCTCCGGCGAGCCCAGTGGGCGCTCCATCTTCCAG GTCGTTGGAGAATCTCGGAGAAAGGAAGAGTACTTGTGTTTCCCGGAACATTATTGTGGCTGTTACTCATTCTTTTACGACATTGTCAATAGAGGCGAACAGCTCTGT tgTAAACACCAACTAGCTGCTAGACTCGCTGCGTCGCTCGGAGCTTGCACTGAAGTTAGAGTATCCGATGAGCAGCTGGCCGTCTTATTTTCCAAACTCTGA
- the LOC115735717 gene encoding 2-methoxy-6-polyprenyl-1,4-benzoquinol methylase, mitochondrial, producing the protein MALRMITRRFESKLQPMFSSASLLHSHANSFGFKEVREEDKSQMVGNVFTSVASTYDLMNDLMSGGLHRLWKDRLVSKLHPFPGMKHLDVAGGTGDVAFRILEDINSTRHRAMQDAKEDFLHEETRIYICDINPNMLNVGKKRAIERGLGDNKALIWVEGDAESLKFEDNSMDGYTIAFGIRNVTHIEKVLAEAYRVLRRGGRFLCLELSHVDTPIFKELYDYYSFSVIPAMGELVAGDRESYQYLVESIRRFPAQEKFASMIADAGFQKVEYENLVGGVVAIHSGLKL; encoded by the exons ATGGCGTTGAGAATGATCACTAGGAGGTTCGAGAGTAAACTGCAGCCCATGTTCTCTTCAGCCTCTCTGCTGCATTCACATGCCAATAGCTTTG GATTTAAAGAAGTTCGTGAAGAGGATAAAAGTCAAATGGTTGGGAATGTCTTCACGAGTGTTGCTTCAACCTATGATCTCATGAATGATTTGATGAGTGGTGGTCTCCATCGACTGTGGAAAGATAG ACTAGTTTCCAAGCTGCACCCTTTCCCAGGAATGAAGCATCTTGATGTGGCCGGTGGGACAG GTGATGTTGCTTTCAGGATTCTGGAAGATATAAACAGTACAAGACATCGAGCGATGCAGGATGCTAAGGAGGATTTCTTACATGAAGAGACTCGAATATATATTTGCGACATCAATCCAAACATGTTAAATGTTGGTAAAAAGAGGGCCATAGAGAGAG GTCTTGGGGACAATAAGGCCCTTATATGGGTGGAGGGAGATGCAGAATCCTTGAAATTCGAGGATAATTCAATGGATGGCTACACAATTGCGTTTGGGATTAGGAATGTAACACACATTGAGAAAGTACTTGCTGAAGCTTATAG GGTGCTTAGAAGAGGAGGCAGATTCCTATGCCTTGAACTGAGCCATGTGGATACTCCCATATTCAAGGAATT GTACGATTACTACTCGTTCTCAGTTATTCCTGCTATGGGAGAATTAGTTGCGGGTGATCGTGAATCATATCAATATTTAGTTGAGAGCATCCGTCGGTTTCCTGCACAG GAAAAATTTGCTTCAATGATTGCTGATGCTGGCTTTCAGAAGGTTGAGTACGAAAATCTTGTCGGGGGAGTTGTTGCTATCCATTCAGGCTTGAAACTCTAG
- the LOC115735713 gene encoding uncharacterized protein LOC115735713 isoform X1 has translation MDLGCFDMGCISVSDKQNADRGLGSEEKEGVPLPVEINTSASKPGKNKLLKETRQSITALNRFTSLIKKPPHRKTSPINWFPRKKVDSYLERKIKMLQERDGMNLSLDQTLDDANPHYSRVLREKMAARDAAHRAMEARKAALVEASWSRILQAARIQSKEAKSLLQTAEKNAAEAFEAATAMGVIMYDTPNCSRQSTKIQASSVNEGGSTTHTVTASFETAFEVDREVAAAVKSAFIRLANCPSFSKDEFRDLLQKISQNPDTGEANQELKEFSSEYDSGSGSDFETASQKNAISSLDLNASKPLEGTRQRRNKRRQSLEKLTMEKLVEMMVERLKRLQEGELSSLATIVATRGLNVALAEIENSKDPGAAAGFSNASAVSISRRMSSSGGAAGFSNTPVVFISRRMSSSGAGSAKNYNYQSFLSAQARKNQAPELPSLDKFLVKHKSKLEIEVEKAKSRKNLGNETVGSTCITGEVSSEITGTQNRSLEKDCRNAGVNAPSSESVPDFGSMLVKHSSKLEKEIVEMKRNCGEEYEPTLKGQNGVLGLAKDASGVPSLDQVLVKHVSRLEREVEEAKNGRKNRSVEGCEMSSSDKESEEVDVNSVRDCETIGKENLDVSNIAREETEESLDKILVKPLHRLEREKLQALSSRSNYEYQKHQKKQYGHNLDDCESLDEILVKHVSRLEKEKMRTKSEEGFSVKTRSDAHLPVNAEGGLHQILVKHKSRLEREKIAAATQQEQINKDYVTRREARERELHEAWGGLSLGNSMKPHLSKLEREKAAWIKAEEEERKRTLQEL, from the exons ATGGACTTGGGATGTTTCGACATGGGTTGCATTTCAGTCTCCGACAAGCAAAATGCCGATCGTGGTCTTGGTTCGGAAGAGAAGGAAGGCGTCCCACTCCCAGTTGAGATCAATACATCGGCCTCGAAACCGGGAAAG AATAAACTCTTGAAGGAAACAAGGCAATCAATAACAGCCCTCAACCGATTCACTTCACTGATTAAGAAGCCTCCACACCGTAAGACGTCTCCTATCAATTGGTTTCCGCGCAAGAAGGTGGACTCCTACTTAGAGAGGAAGATAAAAATGCTTCAG GAAAGAGATGGCATGAACTTAAGTCTCGATCAGACTTTAGATGATGCGAATCCACATTACTCGAGGGTACTTAGAGAAAAGATGGCGGCAAGAGACGCTGCACACCGGGCAATGGAGGCTCGAAAAGCTGCATTGGTGGAAGCATCCTGGAGTCGAATACTACAAGCAGCCAG GATTCAGAGTAAAGAAGCGAAATCTTTGCTGCAGACAGCAGAGAAGAATGCTGCTGAAGCTTTTGAAGCAGCAACAGCTATGGGAGTGATCATGTACGATACACCAAATTGCTCTCGGCAGTCTACTAAAATACAAGCTTCTTCTGTAAATGAAGGAGGTTCTACTACTCATACAGTTACAGCCTCTTTTGAAACTGCATTTGAGGTAGACCGAGAAGTGGCAGCAGCCGTGAAAAGTGCATTCATTAGGCTTGCCAATTGCCCATCGTTTAGTAAAGATGAATTCAGGGACTTGCTGCAAAAGATCAGCCAGAACCCAGACACAGGTGAGGCTAATCAGGAGTTAAAGGAATTTTCATCAGAATATGATTCGGGATCAGGGTCAGATTTTGAAACAGCATCACAGAAGAATGCTATTAGCTCTTTGGATTTGAATGCTAGCAAGCCACTTGAAGGAACAAGACAGAGGAGAAACAAAAGGAGGCAGTCCTTGGAAAAGCTCACTATGGAAAAGCTGGTGGAAATGATGGTTGAGAGACTCAAACGTTTGCAGGAAGGGGAACTTTCTTCTCTTGCTACTATAGTTGCGACCCGTGGTTTAAATGTTGCCTTAGCTGAAATCGAGAACAGTAAGGATCCTGGTGCTGCTGCTGGGTTTTCCAATGCTTCAGCTGTTTCTATCTCCAGGAGAATGTCATCTTCAGGTGGTGCTGCTGGATTTTCCAACACTCCAGTTGTTTTTATCTCCAGGAGAATGTCTTCTTCAGGTGCAGGATCCgccaaaaattacaattatcaAAGTTTCCTATCTGCACAGGCGAGAAAGAACCAAGCACCAGAACTGCCAAGTTTGGACAAGTTCTTAGTCAAGCATAAGTCGAAGCTTGAAATAGAGGTAGAGAAGGCCAAGAGTCGAAAGAATCTTGGAAATGAGACGGTGGGTAGCACATGTATAACTGGTGAGGTCAGCTCGGAAATTACTGGCACTCAAAATCGTTCTTTGGAAAAGGATTGCAGAAATGCGGGTGTTAATGCTCCGTCTTCCGAGTCTGTTCCTGACTTTGGAAGCATGCTAGTCAAGCATTCTTCAAAACTCGAGAAGGAGATTGTGGAGATGAAGAGAAATTGTGGAGAAGAATATGAGCCAACTTTGAAGGGTCAAAATGGGGTCCTTGGTCTGGCCAAAGACGCTTCTGGAGTTCCAAGCTTGGATCAGGTTTTGGTGAAGCATGTCTCAAGGCTGGAGAGGGAAGTCGAAGAAGCGAAGAACGGGAGGAAGAATCGCTCAGTTGAAGGATGTGAAATGAGTAGTTCAGACAAAGAATCAGAAGAAGTCGATGTAAATTCAGTCCGAGATTGTGAAACTATTGGGAAAGAGAATCTGGATGTGAGCAATATTGCAAGAGAAGAGACAGAAGAAAGTCTAGACAAGATCCTAGTCAAGCCACTACACAGattggagagagaaaaattacaagcattatcctcaaggAGCAATTATGAGTATCAGAAGCACCAAAAGAAACAATATGGACATAATCTTGATGATTGTGAGAGTTTGGACGAAATTTTGGTGAAACATGTCTCAAGattggagaaggagaagatgaggacAAAGTCAGAAGAAGGGTTCTCTGTAAAAACGAGAAGCGATGCGCACTTGCCAGTGAATGCCGAGGGTGGTCTGCACCAGATCTTGGTTAAACATAAATCAAGGCTAGAGAGGGAGAAGATTGCTGCTGctacacaacaagaacaaattAATAAAGACTATGTAACCCGTAGAGAAGCAAGGGAGCGGGAGCTTCACGAAGCATGGGGAGGTCTAAGTTTAGGGAATTCGATGAAACCGCATCTGTCGAAACTCGAACGAGAAAAG GCAGCGTGGATTAAGGCtgaagaggaggaaagaaaaaggactcTGCAGGAGTTATAA
- the LOC115735718 gene encoding probable E3 ubiquitin-protein ligase RHY1A, whose amino-acid sequence MTSASELFYSRRSRLNRTSAAATAVVDQGLGFDHPPDRNPHPRRHHHAHRHDLDGCDPLRRSPHARLRVSHSERVSNWVGQGTSASGNSMNVHPPSSVRRPDISTNERLPGSVLLARERLLERLRGVSLSGNRRSSRESSSTNHQENMYDDHWRLADISDWGVETSMQPSTVSSHVIGLSLPPEPITTMSMKKPPGLSQDAIDHLQQEFFGCADKGAQGFVDGVKQECCICLESFLEGDRLTCLPCEHKFHSACLVPWVRTCGDCPYCREAITVSTSQTG is encoded by the exons ATGACGAGCGCTTCGGAGCTGTTCTACAGCAGGAGATCTCGTCTGAACCGCACTTCGGCGGCGGCAACTGCGGTGGTTGATCAGGGATTAGGGTTCGACCACCCCCCCGATCGGAACCCTCACCCTCGCCGCCACCATCACGCTCACAGGCATGACTTGGACGGCTGCGATCCTCTCCGGCGGTCCCCGCACGCGCGCCTTCGGGTCTCCCACTCT GAACGTGTGTCGAATTGGGTAGGGCAAGGTACTTCTGCTTCTGGCAATAGCATGAATGTGCACCCTCCGAGCAGTGTAAGGAGACCTGATATTTCGACAAATGAAAGGCTTCCTGGTTCTGTGCTGCTTGCTAGGGAAAGACTTCTTGAAAGGCTCAGAGGAGTCTCTCTTTCTGGAAACAG GCGAAGCAGCAGAGAGTCCTCCTCCACAAAccatcaagaaaatatgtacGATGATCATTGGAGGCTGGCCGATATAAGTGATTGGGGAGTTGAAACTTCGATGCAGCCTTCAACTGTAAGTTCTCATGTTATTGGATTGTCCTTGCCACCAGAACCAATCACGACAATGAGCATGAAGAAGCCGCCTGGCCTGAGTCAGGATGCGATAGACCATTTGCAGCAGGAATTCTTTGGTTGTGCAGATAAGGGTGCACAAGGATTTGTGGACGGGGTCAAGCAAGAATGCTGTATCTGTCTCGAGAGTTTTTTGGAAGGCGATAGACTTACGTGTTTGCCCTGTGAGCACAAATTCCACTCTGCTTGCTTGGTTCCGTGGGTCCGGACTTGCGGCGACTGCCCATATTGTCGTGAAGCCATAACTGTAAGTACTAGCCAAACGGGATGA
- the LOC115735714 gene encoding uncharacterized protein LOC115735714 — protein MEKKHGFFSSLKQEVIRTLSPSRSRGGSPMSGLLRRKKTGGALTSPPDPVVWRSGSLRPVGGALAPLMEGPDPDGGETGDPRRNNGSALGQWVKGQLYRAPSVSSAACRRSDLRVLLGVLGAPLAPVHVSSLDPLPLLSIKDTPIETSSAQYILQQYTAASGGQMLQNSVKNAYAMGKVRMTTSEFETASKVIKNRNSAHAGGFVLWQMDPDMWYVELAVGGSKVHAGCNGKLVWRHTPWLGAHTAKGPVRPLRRALQGLDPRTTVSLFADARCVGEKKLNGEDCFILKLCADPQTLKARSDGPAEIIRHALFGYFSQKTGLLLYLEDSHLTRIQCGGGDAVYWETTINSFLHDYRPVDGIMIAHSGHSVVTLFRFGETAMSHTKTRMEESWTIEEVAFNVPGLSEDCFIPPADLRSGSISDISEFHPDEREKSALALSAYRAKVAALEKADDSCTDNVTWRMEV, from the exons ATGGAGAAGAAGCACGGTTTCTTCTCGTCCCTCAAGCAAGAAGTGATCCGGACCCTGTCCCCGTCCCGTTCCCGGGGCGGGTCTCCCATGTCGGGCCTGCTCCGCCGGAAGAAGACCGGCGGCGCCCTCACCTCCCCACCCGACCCGGTGGTTTGGAGATCCGGGAGCTTGAGGCCCGTGGGTGGGGCGCTTGCGCCGTTGATGGAGGGCCCGGATCCGGACGGGGGCGAGACGGGCGACCCGAGGAGGAACAACGGGTCGGCCCTGGGCCAGTGGGTGAAAGGCCAGCTTTACAGAGCGCCGTCGGTGAGCTCTGCGGCGTGCCGGAGGTCTGATCTGAGGGTGTTGCTCGGGGTGCTCGGCGCGCCTCTCGCGCCGGTCCACGTCAGCTCTCTCGACCCTCTGCCTCTTCTCAGTATCAAGGACACTCCCATT GAAACTTCTTCTGCGCAATACATTCTGCAACAGTACACGGCCGCTTCTGGCGGGCAGATGCTCCAGAACTCTGTTAAAAATGCCTATGCAATGGGAAAGGTGAGGATGACCACTTCGGAGTTCGAAACTGCTTCGAAGGTGATCAAGAATAGGAATTCTGCACACGCAGGTGGTTTTGTGCTGTGGCAGATGGATCCAGATATGTGGTATGTGGAGCTTGCAGTTGGAGGAAGTAAAGTTCATGCTGGCTGCAATGGCAAACTTGTTTGGCGACACACACCATGGCTTGGTGCGCACACGGCGAAAGGCCCTGTTAGGCCTTTGCGCCGCGCACTTCAG GGTCTCGACCCTAGAACCACTGTGAGTCTGTTTGCTGATGCGAGGTGCGTAGGCGAGAAGAAACTTAATGGCGAAGATTGCTTTATCTTGAAGCTCTGTGCTGACCCTCAAACATTAAAGGCCCGGAGTGATGGCCCTGCAGAGATCATAAGGCACGCCTTATTTGGTTATTTTAGCCAGAAAACAGGACTTCTTCTTTACCTGGAGGATTCTCATCTGACTCGGATTCAATGTGGTGGCGGAGATGCTGTTTATTGGGAAACAACAATCAACTCATTCCTTCATGATTACAGACCTGTGGATGGTATCATGATTGCCCATTCTGGGCATTCCGTGGTGACCCTTTTCAGGTTTGGGGAGACTGCGATGAGCCATACCAAAACGAGGATGGAGGAAAGTTGGACGATCGAAGAGGTTGCGTTTAATGTGCCGGGTCTCTCAGAAGACTGTTTCATCCCTCCGGCAGATTTGCGATCTGGATCTATTAGTGACATTTCTGAGTTTCATCCAGATGAAAGGGAAAAGAGCGCACTTGCGCTCTCTGCATATCGGGCCAAAGTTGCGGCATTAGAGAAGGCAGATGATAGCTGCACCGATAATGTGACTTGGAGAATGGAAGTATAG
- the LOC115735721 gene encoding zinc finger SWIM domain-containing protein 7 isoform X2, whose protein sequence is MGVSMVVADSVWKKIESAKSVTDEQLSILHFLFGKNLERATRIVDQRGVKRISGEPSGRSIFQVVGESRRKEEYLCFPEHYCGCYSFFYDIVNRGEQLCCKHQLAARLAASLGACTEVRVSDEQLAVLFSKL, encoded by the exons atgggtgtgAGCATGGTGGTCGCAGATTCTGTTTGGAAGAAGATCGAGTCGGCGAAATCAG TCACGGACGAGCAGCTGTCGAT CTTGCATTTCTTGTTCGGCAAGAACTTGGAGCGAGCGACGAGGATAGTGGACCAACGAGGCGTGAAGAGGATCTCCGGCGAGCCCAGTGGGCGCTCCATCTTCCAG GTCGTTGGAGAATCTCGGAGAAAGGAAGAGTACTTGTGTTTCCCGGAACATTATTGTGGCTGTTACTCATTCTTTTACGACATTGTCAATAGAGGCGAACAGCTCTGT tgTAAACACCAACTAGCTGCTAGACTCGCTGCGTCGCTCGGAGCTTGCACTGAAGTTAGAGTATCCGATGAGCAGCTGGCCGTCTTATTTTCCAAACTCTGA
- the LOC115735715 gene encoding probable protein phosphatase 2C 63, translating to MMLRSCYRPLERCLGRFGGGNGDGLLWHMDLKPHASGDYSIAVVQANSNLEDQGQVFASPSVTYVGVYDGHGGPEASRFVNKNLFPYIRKFAREQGGLSTEAIKKAFDATEEEFLHFVKRSFPARPQIASVGSCCLVGVISNDVLYVANLGDSRAVLGRRVTEGGNKPVAERLSTDHNVAVEEVRKEVEALHPDDSHIVVYTRGVWRIKGIIQVSRSIGDVYLKKPEMNRDPLFQQFASPIPLKRPVMTAEPSIIKRKLKSEDLFLIFASDGLWEQLSDQAVVEIVFKSPRAGIAKRLVRAALQEAAKKREMRYDDITKIERGIRRHFHDDITVIVVYLDHHKELPLSTLKHSVMSCTSAPADIFSLSADEAGGDLLQAMSKA from the exons ATGATGCTGAGATCGTGTTACCGGCCATTGGAGAGGTGCTTGGGGAGGTTCGGTGGTGGTAATGGAGATGGCCTCTTGTGGCACATGGACTTGAAGCCTCATGCTTCTGGTGACTACTCCATCGCCGTGGTTCAAGCCAATTCAAACTTGGAAGACCAAGGCCAGGTTTTCGCTTCCCCTTCGGTTACCTACGTCGGGGTCTACGACGGGCATGGTGGACCTGAGGCTTCTAGATTCGTCAACAAGAATCTTTTCCCTTATATTCGCA AATTCGCTAGAGAGCAAGGTGGATTATCGACAGAAGCAATAAAGAAAGCCTTTGACGCTACTGAAGAAGAGTTTTTGCATTTTGTGAAGAGGTCATTTCCTGCACGTCCACAGATCGCTTCAGTTGGATCATGCTGTTTGGTTGGGGTTATTTCGAATGATGTTCTATATGTGGCCAATCTGGGGGACTCTAGAGCTGTACTTGGCAGGAGAGTTACAGAGGGAGGGAACAAGCCAGTGGCAGAGCGATTGTCCACAGATCATAATGTCGCCGTTGAAGAGGTAAGGAAGGAGGTTGAGGCGCTTCACCCTGATGATTCACATATAGTGGTGTACACACGTGGAGTTTGGAGGATCAAGGGCATTATACAG GTCTCAAGATCTATCGGGGACGTGTATTTGAAGAAACCAGAAATGAACAGGGACCCATTATTTCAGCAATTTGCAAGCCCTATTCCTTTGAAACGGCCAGTAATGACAGCAGAACCTTCCATCATAAAAAGGAAACTTAAATCAGAAGATTTATTCCTTATATTTGCATCAGATGGCCTCTGGGAACAGTTAAGCGATCAAGCAGTTGTGGAAATCGTCTTCAAGAGCCCTAGAGCT GGGATAGCCAAGCGATTAGTGAGAGCGGCCCTTCAGGAGGctgcgaaaaagagagagatgaggtaCGACGACATCACAAAAATCGAGAGAGGAATAAGACGGCATTTCCACGATGATATTACCGTGATTGTTGTTTATCTCGATCACCATAAAGAATTGCCTCTCAGTACATTAAAGCACAGCGTGATGAGTTGTACAAGCGCACCAGCCGACATTTTCTCCCTCAGTGCAGATGAAGCAGGAGGGGATCTCCTTCAAGCAATGTCCAAAGCATAG
- the LOC115735712 gene encoding pentatricopeptide repeat-containing protein At5g02860: MAEKIALPLILPSPPSPKPIFPNHISYHPQPSPSPPLTPRLQDVLHQNFCSSDSLDRLAQSQSQSQNRISASNFRERTRIGRSHDANRGKPWTHQSLSPQGQAFIQKLIDPSFDAAQLDAYLVRLIELYHEDGLFSLEFLSMELLGIVKGLGYNKKGDLALSVVDWVRSRKGYALALTGSVIAVVVNILGKEGKVAAADALLHGLRKDEFDIDVYAYTALITAFASNGRYRDAVMVFKKMEEEGCKPTLITYNVALNVYGKMGMPWNKIIGLIEGMKSSGMAPDLYTYNTLISCCRRGSLYEEAACFFKEMKLAGFSPDKVTFNALLDVYGKSRRHKEAMQVLKEMELNGFLPTIVTYNSLICAHARDGLLDEAMELKNQMVERGIKPDVFTYTTLLSGYEKAGKDDFATRVFDEMRDAGCKPNICTFNALIKMHGNRGNFAQMMKIFEEIKLCKCKPDIVTWNTLLAVFGQNGMDTEVSGVFKEMKRAGFVPERDTFNTLISSYSRCGSFDQAMAVYKRMLEAGVNPDLSTYNAVLAALARGGLWEQSERVLEEMKNGCCKPNELTYCSLLHAYANGKQIERMCVLAEEIFSGAIEPRAVLLKTLVLVNSKCDLTVETEHAFLELKKRGFSPDIPTLNAMVSIYGRRQMVAKTNEILNYMEESGFTPSLTTYNSLMYMYSRSQNFEKAEELLRDISAKGIKPDIISFNTVIFAFCRNGRMREASRIFSELKDFGLDPDVITYNTFIASYAADSMFVEAIDVVRYMIKHDCRPNQNTYNSIIDGYCKLNRREEASMFITNLHTLDAHISKDEEQRLLERITKKWS, from the coding sequence ATGGCTGAAAAAATAGCTCTTCCTCTTATCCTGCCAAGCCCTCCATCTCCAAAACCCATCTTCCCTAACCACATCAGCTATCATCCCCAACCTTCACCTTCACCACCACTCACCCCACGTCTTCAAGACGTCCTCCACCAAAACTTTTGCTCCTCAGATTCTTTGGACCGTCTCGCTCAGTCCCAGTCCCAATCCCAAAACCGAATTTCAGCTTCAAACTTTAGAGAGCGGACCCGGATAGGCAGGTCCCATGACGCCAACCGTGGAAAACCGTGGACACACCAAAGTCTCTCCCCTCAAGGTCAGGCCTTTATCCAAAAACTCATTGACCCGTCATTTGACGCAGCTCAACTCGACGCCTATTTGGTTCGGTTGATCGAATTGTATCATGAAGATGGTCTCTTTAGTCTTGAGTTTTTGTCTATGGAGCTTCTTGGTATTGTTAAGGGTTTAGGGTATAACAAGAAAGGTGACTTGGCGTTGAGTGTGGTTGACTGGGTTAGGAGTCGGAAAGGCTATGCACTGGCTTTGACTGGCTCCGTCATTGCTGTGGTTGTCAATATCCTTGGAAAAGAAGGCAAAGTTGCTGCTGCTGATGCTTTGTTGCACGGTCTTCGCAAGGACGAATTTGATATAGATGTTTATGCCTATACCGCGTTGATAACTGCGTTTGCTAGCAACGGGAGGTACAGAGATGCAGTGATGGTATTtaagaaaatggaggaagaggGTTGTAAGCCCACTCTGATTACATACAATGTGGCTCTGAATGTGTATGGGAAAATGGGAATGCCGTGGAACAAGATTATTGGCTTGATCGAGGGGATGAAAAGTTCTGGAATGGCCCCGGATTTGTATACTTATAACACGCTCATCAGTTGTTGTCGCCGCGGGTCTTTGTATGAAGAAGCTGCTTGCTTTTTTAAGGAGATGAAATTGGCAGGGTTTAGTCCTGATAAGGTTACATTCAATGCATTACTAGACGTTTATGGGAAATCTCGACGGCATAAAGAAGCTATGCAGGTTTTAAAAGAGATGGAGCTCAATGGCTTTTTGCCTACTATCGTGACTTATAACTCTTTGATATGCGCTCATGCTAGAGATGGTCTATTGGATGAGGCTATGGAACTTAAGAATCAGATGGTTGAGAGAGGCATAAAACCTGACGTTTTTACCTACACTACTCTCCTGTCAGGATATGAGAAAGCCGGGAAGGATGATTTTGCTACAAGGGTTTTTGATGAGATGAGAGATGCAGGATGCAAACCAAATATTTGCACTTTCAATGCTCTTATTAAGATGCACGGCAACCGGGGGAATTTTGCACAAATGATGAAGATCTTTGAAGAGATAAAACTATGTAAATGCAAACCAGATATTGTCACGTGGAATACACTTCTTGCAGTGTTTGGGCAAAATGGGATGGACACTGAAGTTTCTGGAGTTTTTAAGGAAATGAAGAGGGCAGGATTTGTACCTGAAAGGGACACTTTCAACACCTTAATTAGTTCGTACAGCCGGTGTGGATCGTTTGACCAAGCCATGGCTGTTTACAAGAGAATGCTTGAAGCTGGTGTCAATCCAGATCTTTCCACCTATAATGCTGTTTTGGCTGCATTGGCTCGAGGAGGTCTCTGGGAACAGTCTGAGAGGGTTTTGGAAGAGATGAAGAACGGTTGTTGTAAACCCAATGAGCTAACTTACTGTTCTTTGCTTCATGCTTATGCTAATGGAAAGCAAATTGAGCGAATGTGTGTTCTTGCAGAAGAAATCTTCTCTGGTGCAATCGAACCTCGTGCGGTCCTTCTTAAGACCCTTGTATTAGTTAACAGTAAATGTGATCTTACAGTGGAAACAGAACATGCATTCTTGGAGCTTAAGAAGAGAGGGTTTTCACCAGACATACCTACTCTAAATGCAATGGTCTCCATATATGGCAGGAGGCAGATGGTTGCAAAGACCAATGAGATCTTGAACTATATGGAGGAAAGTGGCTTTACCCCTAGCTTGACTACTTACAATAGCTTGATGTACATGTACAGCCGctcacaaaattttgaaaaagcagAGGAACTCTTAAGGGATATTTCGGCAAAGGGAATAAAGCCTGATATTATTTCCTTCAACACAGTTATTTTTGCCTTCTGTAGAAATGGTCGTATgagagaagcttcgcgaatatTTTCTGAGTTGAAGGATTTTGGGCTTGATCCAGATGTAATCACTTACAACACCTTCATTGCAAGCTATGCAGCTGACTCAATGTTCGTGGAGGCTATTGATGTGGTTCGTTACATGATCAAGCATGACTGTCGACCAAATCAAAACACGTATAACTCAATCATAGATGGATACTGCAAGCTCAATAGGAGAGAGGAGGCCAGCATGTTCATTACTAACCTACATACTCTTGATGCCCACATCTCTAAAGATGAGGAACAGAGGTTATTGGAGCGAATTACAAAGAAATGGTCGTAG